The Solea solea chromosome 19, fSolSol10.1, whole genome shotgun sequence genome has a window encoding:
- the ulk1b gene encoding serine/threonine-protein kinase ULK1, with the protein METVGKFEFNRKDLIGHGAFAVVFKGRNREKHDWEVAVKCINKKNLAKSHTLLGKEIKILKELKHENIVALLDFQETASSVYLVMEYCNGGDLADYLHSKGTLSEDTIRVFLQQIAGAMKVLQSKGIIHRDLKPQNILLSYPAGRKSHSNNTCIKIADFGFARYLQNNMMAATLCGSPMYMAPEVIMSQTYDAKADLWSLGTIVFQCLTGKAPFQASSPQDLRLFYEKNKNLSPNIPRETSSHLRHLLQGLLQRNHKDRMDYDEFFCHPFLEASSSMKKSTPTVTMTCFPSSASASSCSSSSTSHLASPPQSLAEVQHLRAKALTSPTQEATGFLLKDSSGGGGSSKNSSSCDTDDFVMVPAHITIGEQTSESKVLQDSLMNSGSLLASSGLCSQAKTPSQSLSLSGSPSPVRPSEFSGSNFGSSYGNRGQSSPIPVPTQVQNYQRMEQNLHSAKQDGSPRLSTPVRRCSSGNSLGFVRTGPLPHYGQGTVTTTRRFSLGGGRTFQFPPQAPQHTDPRPTSQQHPKTAGLGTRLHSAPCLLECVSGGSRHKIKKQHSDPVGSPSPGLMTIRPLHSSPRLSELMQRSPLPTILGSPSRAIPPFEFPKPPSSPNLVTFLTQQGLVIGSPCSRTEPRDAGPHAPTQVAHRLNDDNRRFGRSQSAGGLSDVLLMAAFGAGGPVAERGSTENLTSEKAIEMTVPPGVAPGSSSPARVVFTVGSPPSGSTPPHTCRQRKYSGSFVSVSPAGSFNSRYAQTGAYLDGFEAPSSPRYSFTDPITANIGGPVTFEAPELPEETLMEQEHTDAVQSLRFTLDFARCLMEVAGARGVAALWEQEDFVHPALLQQQSLVADQISSLSQEWSHAEQLVLYLKTAELLSTALHTTMERVKQGKLYPSTTVKQVVKRLNELYKMSVASCRALNTRLECFFSSKHRLMDQITSITAERLLFSHTVQMVQAAALDEMFHQGEASVLRYHKALLLMEGLSLLLTEQKDILVVSKCKECIERRLTALQSGLCV; encoded by the exons ATGGAGACGGTGGGCAAATTTGAGTTCAATCGCAAGGACTTGATAGGACATGGTGCATTTGCTGTCGTCTTCAAAGGCAGAAATCGAGAG AAACATGACTGGGAGGTGGCGGTAAAATGCATAAACAAGAAGAACCTGGCCAAGTCCCATACTCTGCTGGGGAAAGAGATCAAAATACTCAAG GAactgaaacatgaaaacatcgTTGCCTTACTGGACTTTCAG GAAACCGCCAGCTCAGTGTACCTGGTAATGGAG TACTGCAACGGTGGTGACCTTGCCGACTACTTACACT CCAAGGGCACTCTGAGTGAGGACACCATTCGGGTGTTCCTGCAGCAAATTGCGGGGGCCATGAAGGTCCTGCAGTCCAAAGGCATAATCCACAGGGACCTGAAACCCCAGAACATTCTGCTCTCCTACCCAGCGGGACGCAAGTCACACTCCAACAACACCTGCATCAAGATTG CGGACTTTGGTTTCGCCCGGTACCTTCAGAACAACATGATGGCAGCAACGCTCTGTGGCTCCCCCATGTACATG GCTCCTGAGGTCATTATGTCCCAAACCTATGATGCCAAGGCCGACTTGTGGAGTCTAGGGACCATTGTGTTTCAGTGCCTGACTGGAAAGGCTCCTTTCCAG GCCAGCAGTCCTCAGGATCTCCGGCTGTTctatgaaaaaaacaagaatctcAGCCCCAA CATCCCCAGAGAGACTTCAAGCCACCTGAGGCACCTGCTGCAGGGTCTGCTGCAGCGCAACCACAAGGACCGCATGGACTACG ATGAGTTCTTCTGTCACCCTTTCCTGGAGGCAAGTTCATCAATGAAAAAGT CAACTCCGACTGTGACCATGACCTGCTTCCCAAGCTCTGCATCAGCCAGCTCCTGTAGCAGCTCCTCCACGTCTCATCTGGCCTCACCACCG CAGTCTCTTGCTGAGGTTCAGCATTTGCGTGCCAAAGCTCTGACCTCCCCTACCCAGGAGGCCACTGGTTTTCTCCTCAAGGACTCGTCTGGAGGGGGCGGCAGCAGCAAGAACTCCTCGTCCTGCGACACGGACGACTTTGTCATGGTGCCTGCTCACATCACCA TTGGTGAGCAGACAAGTGAGAGTAAAGTGCTGCAGGACAGCCTGATGAACAGCGG CTCTCTTCTGGCGTCTTCTGGTCTGTGTAGCCAAGCCAAAACACCGTCGCAGTCACTGTCCCTCAGTGGCTCTCCAAGTCCTGTCAG GCCCAGTGAGTTCTCGGGAAGTAACTTTGGCAGTAGCTATGGAAACCGCGGTCAGTCGTCACCTATCCCAGTCCCCACTCAGGTCCAGAACTACCAGCGCATGGAGCAGAATCTCCATTCTGCCAAACAGGACGGCTCCCCTCG GCTATCGACACCGGTGCGTCGCTGCAGCAGTGGAAACTCTTTGGGATTTGTCCGGACCGGACCTTTGCCACACTACGGACAGGGAACAGTCACCACCACCCGCAGGTTCTCCCTGGGAGGTGGCAGAACTTTCCAGTTCCCACCGCAAG CTCCTCAGCACACTGATCCCCGGCCGACATCTCAGCAGCACCCAAAGACGGCAGGCCTGGGCACACGGCTCCACAGTGCCCCCTGCCTGTTAGAGTGCGTCAGTGGCGGCAGCAGGCACAAGATCAAGAAGCAGCACTCGGACCCGGTGGGCAGCCCCTCACCGGGCCTGATGACCATCCGCCCTTTGCACTCCTCCCCCAGACTGAGTGAGCTGATGCAGCGCAGCCCTCTTCCCACCATCCTGGGCTCCCCCTCCAGG GCAATCCCTCCGTTTGAATTCCCTAAGCCCCCTAGCTCTCCAAACCTTGTGACCTTCCTCACACAGCAGGGTTTGGTCATTGGCTCTCCCTGCAGCAGAACAGAGCCCAGAGACGCAGGACCACATGCACCCACGCAGGTCGCCCACAGACTGAACGATGATAACAGGAGATTTGGAAG GTCTCAGAGTGCCGGCGGTTTGTCTGACGTGCTGCTAATGGCCGCGTTTGGGGCGGGTGGACCTGTGGCCGAGCGAGGCAGCACAGAGAACCTAACCTCTGAAAAAGCCATAGAGATGACAG TGCCCCCCGGTGTTGCACCTGGATCCAGCAGCCCTGCACgagttgttttcactgtgggCTCTCCTCCCAGCGGCAGCACCCCACCTCATACCTGTAGACAGAGGAAATACTCAG GCTCGTTTGTATCAGTCAGCCCTGCGGGCTCTTTCAACAGCCGCTACGCCCAGACAGGCGCATATCTGGATGGCTTCGAGGCTCCTTCTAGTCCCCGATACAGTTTCACTGATCCTATCACAGCCAACATCGGAGGCCCCGTAACCTTTGAGGCCCCCGAGCTGCCGGAAGAGACGCTGATGGAG CAGGAGCATACGGATGCTGTGCAAAGCCTGCGCTTCACATTGGATTTTGCCCGTTGTCTGATGGAGGTGGCTGGAGCCCGCGGTGTTGCGGCGCTGTGGGAGCAGGAGGACTTCGTTCACCCCGCCCTCCTTCAGCAGCAGAGCCTGGTAGCGGATCAGATAAGCTCTCTGAGCCAAGAGTGGAG tcaTGCAGAACAGCTGGTCCTCTACCTTAAGACTGCAGAACTCCTGTCCACTGCCTTACACACGACCATGGAGCGAGTAAAACAGGGCAAACTCTACCCATCGACCACAGTCAAACAAG TGGTGAAGAGGCTGAACGAGCTGTACAAAATGAGCGTGGCGTCCTGTCGCGCTCTCAACACTCGTCTGGAGTGCTTCTTTTCCAGTAAGCACCGTCTGATGGACCAAATCACCTCCATCACCGCAGAGCGGCTGCTGTTCAGCCACACTGTGCAGATG GTTCAGGCTGCTGCGTTGGACGAGATGTTCCACCAGGGGGAGGCGTCCGTCCTGCGCTACCACAAAGCTCTGCTGCTGATGGAGGGTTTgtctctgctgctcactgaaCAGAAGGACATCCTCGTTGTCAGCAAAT GTAAGGAGTGCATTGAACGCCGCCTCACAGCTCTGCAGTCAGGACTCTGCGTGTGA